One part of the Brevundimonas subvibrioides ATCC 15264 genome encodes these proteins:
- a CDS encoding pre-peptidase C-terminal domain-containing protein — protein sequence MRKLLFSTVLSVSLAGGPLLTGPVWAQTQLRPGGQVQGELARGDDQLDSGEFIDVYEVQGRAGQPLAVTMRSDDFDTYLMVRGPGDFEEDNDDGGDDGTNSMLDVRLPVDGTYRITATSYESGESGRYSISLGTGGGNGPRGGGGGNTGGNAGGGVLSADRPASGALASGDRTLSTGEFADAWSFPVRRGQTYSVSLNASDFDPYLILRGPGGLSEDNDDDTGQRGTRNSRIRFTAPADGTVNVSATSFESGETGRYQIALEEGGRGSSTGQGRPPQGAYQPPERPVQGAITVGQTVNGSLARGDRQLDSGEYIDTYTVRGRRGQQLDLRLTGNGFDPYLAIQGPGGLSEFNDDDSEGDGLNSRLFVTLPADGEYRITATSYEAGEAGDYRLSVVPATGRQQAGRPQQDSYVENDRGRQDVAGGTIRVGDTVGGSLQSGDDQLDSGEYVDTFTFRGQRGQRVAAELTSSAFDAYVLLTTPSGEQLENDDGEDGTNSRLDTVLSEDGEYTVAVTSYQPGETGSYRFSVTPSMGSQRQAAVQGGPRVFAIMVGISDYGDEANNLPYTDEDAEKLAETLDREGVLNASSVVLTNAEATVAGVRRAFTEVAREAGPDDMFLFFFSGHGSQEDSVTSAQEPDGRTESIILTDGEITDTEMARLFNSLDTRLSLLVLDSCFSGGFARNVVDRPGVMGLFSSEEDLTSAVADKFEAGGYLSHFLRAGLAGEGDGDGDGAVTAGELATYLRAQFVAEVQGVESETMEGQRNYQNLVIDRGGVQIDDIVVRLASNGSYRGGL from the coding sequence ATGCGCAAGCTTCTGTTTTCGACGGTCCTTTCGGTCAGCCTCGCGGGTGGACCGCTGTTGACCGGGCCGGTCTGGGCCCAGACCCAGCTGCGGCCGGGCGGACAGGTGCAGGGCGAGCTGGCGCGCGGCGACGACCAGCTGGACTCGGGCGAGTTCATCGACGTCTACGAGGTTCAGGGTCGCGCGGGTCAGCCTCTGGCGGTGACGATGCGCTCGGACGACTTCGACACCTATCTGATGGTGCGCGGGCCCGGCGACTTCGAGGAAGACAACGACGACGGCGGCGACGACGGCACCAACTCCATGCTGGACGTGCGTCTGCCGGTCGACGGCACCTACCGGATCACGGCCACCAGCTACGAGTCCGGCGAAAGCGGTCGCTATTCCATCAGCCTGGGGACCGGCGGTGGCAACGGCCCGCGGGGCGGCGGCGGTGGAAACACGGGGGGCAACGCAGGCGGCGGTGTCCTGTCGGCCGATCGCCCGGCCTCCGGCGCGCTCGCGTCGGGCGACCGCACCCTGTCGACCGGAGAGTTCGCCGATGCGTGGAGTTTCCCGGTCCGGCGTGGCCAGACCTATTCGGTCAGCCTGAACGCCAGCGACTTCGATCCCTATCTGATCCTGCGCGGACCAGGCGGGCTGTCGGAGGACAACGACGACGACACCGGCCAGCGCGGGACCCGCAACAGCCGGATCCGCTTCACCGCGCCCGCCGACGGGACAGTCAACGTCTCGGCTACCAGCTTCGAAAGCGGCGAGACCGGCCGCTACCAGATCGCGCTGGAGGAAGGCGGACGGGGATCTTCGACCGGGCAGGGACGTCCGCCGCAGGGGGCCTATCAGCCGCCCGAGCGTCCGGTGCAGGGGGCCATCACGGTCGGCCAGACGGTGAACGGCTCGCTGGCGCGCGGCGACCGCCAGCTGGACTCGGGCGAATACATCGACACCTACACCGTGCGCGGACGCCGGGGGCAGCAGCTGGACCTGCGCCTGACCGGCAACGGCTTCGACCCCTACCTCGCCATCCAGGGGCCCGGCGGGCTGTCGGAGTTCAACGATGACGACTCCGAGGGCGACGGCCTGAACAGCCGACTGTTCGTGACCCTGCCGGCCGATGGCGAATACCGGATCACGGCCACCAGCTACGAGGCCGGGGAGGCCGGCGACTATCGCCTGAGCGTCGTGCCGGCGACCGGCCGCCAGCAGGCCGGACGGCCGCAGCAGGACAGCTATGTCGAGAACGATCGCGGCCGCCAGGATGTGGCCGGCGGCACGATCCGGGTCGGCGATACCGTCGGCGGCAGCCTGCAGTCGGGCGACGATCAGCTGGACAGCGGCGAATACGTCGACACCTTCACCTTCCGGGGCCAGCGCGGCCAGCGGGTGGCGGCCGAGCTGACGTCCTCGGCCTTCGACGCCTATGTCCTGCTGACCACGCCCTCGGGCGAGCAGCTGGAGAACGACGACGGCGAGGACGGCACCAACAGCCGCCTGGACACCGTCCTGTCGGAAGACGGCGAATACACGGTGGCGGTTACCAGCTATCAGCCCGGCGAGACGGGATCCTACCGGTTCAGCGTGACGCCCAGCATGGGATCGCAGCGCCAGGCGGCGGTTCAGGGTGGCCCGCGGGTGTTCGCCATCATGGTCGGCATCTCCGACTACGGCGATGAGGCCAACAACCTGCCCTACACCGACGAGGACGCCGAGAAACTGGCCGAGACACTGGACCGCGAGGGCGTCCTGAACGCCTCCAGCGTGGTCCTGACCAATGCCGAGGCGACGGTGGCGGGCGTGCGTCGCGCCTTCACCGAGGTCGCGCGCGAGGCCGGGCCCGACGACATGTTCCTGTTCTTCTTCTCTGGCCACGGCAGCCAGGAAGATTCGGTCACCAGTGCCCAGGAACCCGACGGTCGCACCGAGTCCATCATCCTGACCGACGGAGAGATCACGGACACCGAAATGGCGCGGCTGTTCAACAGCCTGGATACCCGGCTGTCGCTGCTGGTGCTGGACAGCTGTTTCTCGGGCGGCTTTGCGCGGAACGTCGTCGATCGGCCGGGAGTCATGGGCCTGTTCAGCTCCGAAGAGGACCTGACCAGCGCGGTGGCCGACAAGTTCGAGGCCGGTGGATACCTGTCCCACTTCCTGCGCGCGGGGTTGGCGGGTGAAGGCGACGGCGACGGCGACGGGGCGGTGACCGCCGGCGAACTGGCCACCTATCTGCGGGCCCAGTTCGTGGCCGAGGTTCAGGGCGTCGAGTCCGAGACCATGGAAGGCCAGCGCAATTACCAGAACCTGGTCATCGACCGGGGCGGGGTGCAGATCGACGATATCGTGGTGCGGCTGGCGTCCAACGGCTCGTATCGCGGCGGACTCTGA
- a CDS encoding NAD(P)/FAD-dependent oxidoreductase — translation MKVVIVGAGHAGGSAAALLKASAFEGEIVLLGDEPALPYQRPPLSKAWLKGEADLESLLLRPESYYAEQGITLRTGVVVSAVSPAARTVTLSDGSVETYDTLILATGSTGRRLPIPGADRSELIELRTLADAERLKGQLGPGRRLVIVGGGYVGLEAAASARALGAEVVLLERLDRVLKRVASEPLSAFFTARHRAEGVDIRLDVEVAAFEDGGVRLADGTLVEADVILVGVGALANDGLARAAGLACDPAGSGGIVVDETARTSDPSIYAIGDVTVRPVPVHGLTLRLESVPNALEQARQAAHAIVGRAQVAPEVPWFWSDQYDLKLQIAGLPQAADRTVVRGDPATGRFAVFHLCEDRIVCVEAVNAPPEFMAGKQMIGRRTPVDVAKLTDLAVSMKAVALEPAA, via the coding sequence ATGAAGGTCGTCATCGTCGGTGCCGGTCACGCGGGCGGATCCGCCGCGGCCCTGCTGAAGGCCTCGGCCTTCGAGGGGGAGATCGTCCTGCTGGGCGACGAGCCCGCGCTCCCCTACCAGCGCCCGCCCCTGTCCAAGGCCTGGCTGAAGGGCGAGGCGGATCTGGAGTCCCTGCTGCTGCGGCCCGAGAGCTATTACGCCGAACAGGGCATCACCCTGCGCACCGGTGTCGTCGTCTCCGCCGTCTCACCGGCCGCGCGCACCGTCACCCTGTCGGACGGCAGCGTGGAGACCTACGACACCCTGATCCTGGCCACCGGCTCGACGGGTCGCCGCCTGCCGATCCCGGGCGCGGACCGGTCCGAGTTGATCGAGCTTCGCACCTTGGCTGATGCCGAGCGCCTCAAGGGCCAGCTCGGACCCGGCCGTCGGCTGGTGATCGTCGGTGGCGGCTATGTCGGGCTGGAAGCGGCGGCCTCGGCGCGTGCGCTGGGCGCCGAGGTCGTTCTGCTGGAGCGGCTGGACCGGGTGCTGAAGCGCGTCGCGTCCGAGCCCCTGTCGGCCTTCTTCACCGCGCGACACCGGGCCGAGGGGGTCGACATCCGCCTGGACGTCGAGGTCGCGGCCTTCGAGGACGGCGGCGTGCGGCTCGCGGACGGTACACTGGTCGAGGCCGATGTCATCCTGGTCGGGGTCGGGGCCCTGGCCAACGACGGTCTGGCCCGCGCAGCCGGTCTGGCCTGCGACCCGGCGGGCTCCGGCGGCATCGTCGTCGATGAGACGGCGCGAACCTCGGATCCGTCCATCTACGCCATCGGCGACGTCACGGTCCGCCCCGTGCCCGTCCATGGCCTGACGTTACGGCTGGAAAGCGTGCCCAACGCCCTCGAGCAGGCCCGACAGGCCGCGCACGCGATCGTCGGCCGCGCCCAGGTCGCGCCGGAAGTGCCCTGGTTCTGGTCGGACCAGTACGACCTGAAGCTTCAGATCGCGGGCCTGCCGCAGGCGGCAGACCGGACCGTGGTGCGCGGCGATCCCGCGACCGGCCGGTTCGCCGTCTTCCACCTGTGCGAAGACCGCATCGTCTGCGTCGAGGCGGTCAACGCCCCGCCCGAGTTCATGGCCGGCAAACAGATGATCGGACGGCGCACGCCGGTCGATGTCGCCAAACTGACGGACCTCGCCGTCTCGATGAAGGCGGTAGCGCTGGAGCCCGCCGCCTGA
- the maiA gene encoding maleylacetoacetate isomerase, with protein sequence MILHGYFRSSAAWRVRIALHLKGLPVETRFQHLGKGEQLSPAYKAVNPQGLIPSLVLDDGAVLTQSLAICEYLDEAHPEPPLLPGAPLDRARVRAFAQVIACDIHPVQNLRVLKALQARGQTQDDTRGWAREVISGGFDALETLAADRPGPFAFGDTPTLADICLVPQMANARRFGVELRWPRLSAIETACLALPAFSETHPDRQPDAE encoded by the coding sequence ATGATCCTGCACGGCTATTTCCGCTCCTCGGCGGCCTGGCGCGTCCGCATCGCGCTTCATCTCAAGGGCCTGCCGGTCGAGACCCGGTTCCAGCACCTGGGCAAGGGCGAGCAGCTGTCGCCGGCCTACAAGGCCGTCAATCCGCAGGGCCTGATCCCCAGCCTGGTCTTGGACGACGGGGCGGTCCTGACCCAGTCCCTGGCCATCTGCGAGTATCTGGACGAGGCCCATCCCGAACCGCCCCTGCTGCCGGGGGCACCGCTCGACCGCGCGCGCGTGCGCGCCTTCGCCCAGGTCATCGCCTGCGACATCCATCCGGTCCAGAACCTGCGGGTGCTGAAGGCGCTGCAGGCCCGGGGCCAGACCCAGGACGACACCCGTGGCTGGGCACGCGAGGTCATTTCCGGCGGCTTCGACGCGCTGGAAACCCTCGCCGCCGATCGGCCCGGTCCCTTCGCCTTCGGCGACACCCCGACCCTGGCCGACATCTGTCTGGTGCCCCAGATGGCCAATGCCCGCCGGTTCGGCGTGGAGCTGCGCTGGCCGCGCCTGTCCGCCATCGAGACCGCCTGCCTGGCCCTGCCCGCCTTTTCCGAGACCCACCCGGACCGTCAGCCGGATGCCGAATAG
- a CDS encoding fumarylacetoacetate hydrolase family protein — translation MTLTFPSAPPVLAPTTTGEQFPVRRLFCIGQNYAAHAREMGGNPDRKPPFFFTAWAETVVPDGSVIAYPPMTADYHHEVELVVAIGAPGRDVAPADALALVHGYAIGLDMTRRDLQAAAKEAGRPWDAAKNVEASKPLGPIHPAAGFDPASGSITLSINGQPRQAGDLADQIWSVPEIIAHVSKFYRLEPGDLIYTGTPAGVGPVVPGDTLVAAIEGLGTLTVTVGPAAH, via the coding sequence GTGACCCTGACCTTCCCCTCCGCCCCGCCCGTCCTCGCCCCCACCACCACCGGCGAGCAGTTCCCCGTGCGTCGCCTGTTCTGCATCGGCCAGAACTACGCCGCCCATGCGCGCGAGATGGGCGGAAATCCGGACCGCAAGCCGCCGTTCTTCTTCACCGCCTGGGCCGAGACCGTGGTCCCGGACGGCAGCGTGATCGCCTATCCGCCCATGACCGCCGACTATCACCACGAGGTCGAGCTGGTCGTCGCCATCGGCGCGCCCGGTCGCGATGTGGCCCCCGCCGACGCCCTGGCCCTGGTCCATGGCTATGCAATCGGCCTCGACATGACCCGCCGGGACCTTCAGGCCGCTGCCAAGGAAGCCGGACGTCCCTGGGATGCCGCCAAGAACGTGGAAGCCTCCAAGCCGCTGGGGCCGATCCACCCCGCCGCCGGCTTCGATCCTGCGTCCGGGTCCATCACGCTGAGCATCAACGGCCAGCCCCGTCAGGCGGGCGACCTGGCCGACCAAATCTGGTCGGTGCCCGAGATCATCGCCCATGTGTCGAAATTCTACCGGCTCGAGCCGGGCGACCTGATCTACACCGGCACGCCCGCGGGCGTCGGCCCGGTCGTGCCCGGCGACACGCTCGTCGCGGCGATCGAGGGCCTCGGCACCCTGACCGTCACCGTCGGCCCCGCCGCGCACTGA
- a CDS encoding putative quinol monooxygenase — translation MIHEIAEIDIIPGHEAEFEAAVAEAASRFRSARGCRSLALNRSVEHPRKYRLVVGWDTIEDHMVHFRESEAFQVWRGLVGPHFASPPQVEHVETVLEAFSQ, via the coding sequence GTGATCCACGAAATCGCCGAGATCGATATCATCCCCGGTCACGAGGCGGAGTTCGAGGCGGCGGTGGCCGAGGCGGCGTCGCGTTTCCGCAGTGCGCGGGGCTGCCGCAGCCTGGCCCTGAACCGTTCGGTCGAGCACCCCCGGAAGTATCGGCTGGTCGTCGGCTGGGACACGATCGAGGATCACATGGTCCACTTCCGCGAGAGCGAGGCCTTCCAGGTCTGGCGCGGTCTGGTCGGACCCCATTTCGCCAGTCCCCCGCAGGTCGAACATGTCGAGACCGTGCTGGAGGCCTTCAGCCAGTGA